TGGTTTTTCTCCGTCTTTCGCTTCAAATTGGCGATTTGGGGTTTCTGAAAATACAAACCCTAGAAAACTGAAAATCAGAATTGAAAGAATCACTCACTGTAGTGGAAAAACTTCTGCTAAACCCTTAACAGTATCAGGTAAGTAGTTTTTAAACTTAGAAATTTGGTCTACTTCTGTACAAATTTGGTCTTCTAATGGTATCTGAACTTAGAAATTGGGGGTTTGCTGTCCAAATTCATTTGGGATTTTTTCTGTTTTAATGAAATTAGTGTATACAAATTGCGGGTTTGCTATAAATTTATACACTTGTATTTGGGTTTTTGATTTTTATGTCAAATGCCTATTTCAAATGTTCTATAATTTTTGTTTACAGCTGCTTAACATTGAATTCGAGGTTGATAAGACTAGAAGCTCTCAAGAACCAGATGCCGTCGACAACAAAACCGCGCTCTGCGTCTGTCAACAATGGCAGAAGGGCAAATGAATTTGTGACCGATGCAGTGGATGAGAGACTCGATGGCCAGAGGGCAAAAGAAATTCTGACTGATGTGGTGGTTGAAAGATTCAATGCTGTTGCTCTATCTAAGCAGAGGTCTGTAACTACAAAACCATGTTCTGCATCTGTCAATGGCAGTAGGGAAAACGAAATTGTGACTGATCTACTGGATGAACGACTCACCCCTTCCCTGACATGCTTGATGCTGGGCGCTGTAATAGAGATGAAGATGCTGGCATACTTGATGCGGATGGAGACAGCGACGTGCTAATTGTGGAAGACCAAACATTACCCACCGACTCTAATGAAGGTGCTGGCATACTTGATGCGGATGGAAACAGTAAGTATAAAACTGTGGAAGAACAATCATTACCCTTCAGCTCCGAGAAAGTTGCAGCTTCGTCAGGGAAAAGGAAACACGATGAAGTCCAAAGACAAGTATCTGACCCTCACAGTGGGTCTAACAACGCAAACGGTAATGGCCAAGGCAGCACTTCTAGGCCATCAAGTAAGTACTTACAATGTTTTAGcttaataactaattttttttattttgtatattaGAATGCAAGTGTATTATAATGTTTTGTACACTTCGTTTATTAG
This genomic stretch from Papaver somniferum cultivar HN1 chromosome 5, ASM357369v1, whole genome shotgun sequence harbors:
- the LOC113283732 gene encoding uncharacterized protein LOC113283732, which codes for MPSTTKPRSASVNNGRRANEFVTDAVDERLDGQRAKEILTDVVVERFNAVALSKQRDEDAGILDADGDSDVLIVEDQTLPTDSNEGAGILDADGNSKYKTVEEQSLPFSSEKVAASSGKRKHDEVQRQVSDPHSGSNNANGNGQGSTSRPSSTRIPIIFDKYGRPCDFESEEFATDIGRMVRAHCRPAFESWKKVPFSMKDNIWKDVVARYIISGIHKPNVFSKANKAWRTWRHQL